DNA from Leucobacter aridicollis:
CCCGACCCTCCCGGCTCAACGCTCGAGCGGAGCACTTGCATCCGCTCTTCTGCCCGTGGGGTGACGAGGCGCTCGTCGGCGCCGATGCCGCCCATGTTGATTCGCGGGGCGCCGTCGAGCGCGACGAGTTGCACGTCCGGCTCCTCGAAGAGCGACCCGATCGGCAGCGACAGGGCCTGGCAGAGCTGCACGAGCGTCGGCACGCTCGGCATCGTCTCGTCGCGCTCGATGCGGCTAATGAATCCCTTGGTGAGGTCTGAGGCCGCGGCGAGCTGTTCGAGTGTGAGCCCCTGGGCCTGGCGCGAGCTGCGGAGCTTCGCCCCGATCTGCACCTGAGTCTCGGCCGCGGTGGGGTGGATCGGTCGCACGACGTGGCCTCTTTCGTCAGGGAATTGTGAGCGCGTTGACGCTCCAGCGCTCTCAGTCTATGCTGGTCTCAAGTTCACTAATAGTATTCAAGAGTTTACTATTAGGCAACACGTTAGGAGAGAGAACCTGTGACTGAACACACCCCACAGGGCCCGGTCGACGCGAGTCTGACCCCCCGCTACGCCGGGATCGCCACGTTCGCCAAGCTGCCCCGTATCGAGGACGTGCCCGCGGCAGATATCGCCGTCGTCGGCGTCCCGTTCGACACCGGCGTGAGCTTCCGCCCGGGCGCTCGTTTCGGTCCGTCGCACGTGCGCGAGGCATCGCGCCTCCTGCGCCCCTACAACCCCGCGCAGGACGTCTCGCCGTTCTACGTGAAGCAGGTTGTCGACGCCGGCGACATTGTGGCGAACCCGTTCAACCTCGACGAGGCCGTCGACCAGGTCGAAGCCGCCGCAACCGAGCTCGGCGAGAAGGTCGACAAGATTGTCACCATCGGTGGCGATCACACGATCGCGCTCCCGCTCCTCCGCGCCATCAACAAGAAGCACGGCCCGGTCGCCGTGCTCCACTTCGATGCGCACCTCGATACGTGGGACACGTACTTCGGCGCCCCCACGACGCACGGCACCCCGTTCCGCCGCGCATCCGAGGAGGGGCTCATCGACATGACGGCGTCGATGCACGGCGGCACCCGCGGCCCGCTCTACGGTAAGCAGGACCTCGAGGATGACGCGATGCTGGGCTTCCAGATCGTGACGAGCGAGTTCATCGAGGAGAACGGCGTGCCCGCCGCCCTCGAGAAGATCCGGAAGCGTGTCGGCGACAAGCCGCTCTACATCTCGATCGACATCGACGTGCTTGACCCGGCGCACGCGCCCGGCACCGGCACCCCCGAGGCGGGTGGCCTGACGAGCCGCGAGATGCTGCGGCTGATCCGCGGCCTCGCCGACCTGCACATCGTGGGCGCCGACGTCGTCGAGGTCGCTCCCGCGTATGACCACGCGCAGATCACTGCGGTCGCGGCGAGCCACGTCGTGTACGAGCTCGTGAGCGCCATGGCTGCGCGCGACTAACCCTCGCCCCGTCTGACGCAGGGCCCCCGGGTGATCCCGGGGGCCCTGCGCTGTGTTGTCGCCGAGTCGACGGGTCTACTGTTGAGGTGGACGGGGTGGGGAGCCGCCCGACTCCGCGGACCCGGGAGGCGTGCATGACGAACTACGTGGATCTCAGCCACCCGCTGCGGACCGGGATGCCCGGGTACCCGGGGGACCCGACGGTGGAGTTCGCGAGCGCCCTCACGATCGCGAGTGATGGCGTTGCCGTTGAGCGTCTCAGCCTGGGGTCGCACGCTGGGACTCACCTCGACGCTCCAGCGCACGCGGTGCGAGGCGGGCGGACGGTCGACGCGATCCCGCTCGATCGCCTCATCGGCGACGCGCTGGTGCTGCGCGCAGTCGCGGCAGCGGACCAACGGATCGGGCCCGCCGATCTGGCGATTCCCGCGACATTGCCTGGGATCGTGTGTATCGCAACGGGGTGGGACGCTCACTTCGGCACCGCGCAGGCGCTGCGGCATCCGGTCGTCACGCTGGAGCTTGCGGAAACGCTCTGGGCCCGCGGTGCCCGCGTGCTGGCGCTTGACACGCTGAGTCCCGACCCGACCGCACAGCCCGACCAGGGAATGCCGGTGCACGAGTACTGGCTCGGGCTCGACGGCGTCATCGTGGAGAACCTCCGCGCGCTCGCGCAGATCCCCGACGCCGTCGAGCTCTCGCTGGTCCCGCTTCGCCTCGCGGGCGTCGACGGCTCGCCGATCCGTGCCGTCGCGCGGGTCGGTTAGCTCGGACCGCCGCCCCGCGCCGCGGCGGTGTGCTCGGCGCTGTCGCTCGCGCGATCGTCGCCGAGCGCCGTGAGCGCGAGCAGCACGCGCGCCCGCTCGAGCGGGTCGTCGAGGTCGCGCCCGAGGCGCAGCTGGGCCTCTCCTACGAGCCGCCGCACGGTGTTGCGGTGGAGGCCGAGCTCGCGGGCGCTGCGATCCCACGAGCCGTGCTGGTGCAGCCAGACCGTGAGCGCCGCGCGCTGCTCGGTTGACTCCGCGGTGAGGATCGGCGCAAGCCAGTGCGCCGCAGCGGCGCGGGCAACCGCCGGGTCGGCGGCCGCCCCGATCGGCCAGCTCGCCTCCGCAGGCGGGGCGGTGCCGTCGATGTGTGCGCCGATGTGTAGTGCGGCGCGCGCGAGCACCTCCGCCTCCTGCATCGCGCTCGGGAGTTCGAGCAGCGGGTGAGGCCTGCTGACGGCGAGGAGCCAGCCGAGTTGTCTGGCGTGCTGAAATTCGCCCTGGGTTGGCACGCTTGCCACGAACGCTCTGAGTTGCTTCGAGCGGTGCTCGACGAGCGGGGTGTGGAGGAGCTGGCGCAGCCAGTTCGTGTCGGACGCGACGGTCTCGCCGACCGGGACGGGATCCCCGCTGGTCGCCGCGTTTGGATCCCGCATCGCGATGACGGCGTGCGCCGTCCGGGCGCCGCCGCCGAGCGAGTTTGCAAGCAGCCGCGCGAACCTGTCACGCTCGGCGCCAAGCAGCTGAGAGCCGTGCCGCTCCATGAGCAGTTGCATGAGCAGCTGGTCGACAGCCATCGACTGCGCGGCCGGAAGCTGCAGCAGGAGGCCGACGAGATTCGCGGCGAGCTGCAGTGCCGTGAGGTCGATCCGTGTGAGGCGCGGCGCGCGGGCGACGGTCAGGATCGCGTTGCCGTCGACACTCCGGTTGCGCGACGTGCGTGGCGTCGCCTCGTGAGCGGCGACCTCGTACTCGGCGCCGCCCGCGCGCACGGTCGTGAACACCGTTGAGGCGCCGCCCTTCGCGCCGCGTGGGCGGCGGAGGCGCTCGTCGAACTCCGCGAACACCTCGGCGAGCGCGACCTCGTCAGGGACGTCACCGCCGAGGTACAGCTCGTCCCCGATGCGGAGCGCCGCCCAGCTCCCGGGTTCCGCCGCGAGGCGTTCGACGAGTCGCTGCGCGGGCCGGTGCTGCAGTACCGCCTCGGTGAGGTGTCTCGCGAGAGTGTTCATCTGCTCGAGCGCGCGAGTGCGCTCGGTCTCGAGGGCGCGGTTGACGATACTCGTGACCGCCGCGAAGTAGATCGGCGGAGGCAGCACGATGAGCGGGAAGTTTGCCTCGCGGCAGGCGGCGAGGAGGGTCGGCGGGACCGCCGCGTGCACAGGCTCGAGCCCGAACACGAGCGCGGAAACCCCACTCGCGCGCAGCCTCGCGACGTAGTCGCGGTCGTGTTCGGCGTCGTCAGAGAACGCGAGACCGGTCACCATGAGCAGGTCGCCGGGCAGCATGTACTGGCCAGGGTCGTCGAGCTCGATCACGATGGCCGCCGCGACCGGGGTGCTGCGGATGCGGGCGGCAAGTGCGCGGTCGGAGCGGAGCACGCCGGGCGCCGGCGAGGCGAGCTCCGCCTGCAGCGTGGGCTCGTCGAGCAGCGTCGCCAGCGGCACCGTCGCGCGGTCGAGATAGTCGGGTCCGTCGTGCACGCGGCCTCCGCTCAAAAGATGATGTATCCCAGCTGGGATAGAACATAGGATAAATCGTCGTCGAGTTCCGCGCGAATCCTGAGTACCTTCCCTAGAAGTAACACGCAGTCGGCGTCGACACCACGGATCGGTGTCGATCCACACCACCGGATCAAGGAGGACACTGTGGTCCTGGACTACATCATCATCGCCGCGTATCTCGTCGGCATCCTCGGCGTCGGCTATTGGGGCATGAAGCGCTCCAAGTCGAAGAGCGACTACCTCGTCGCCGGCCGCAGGCTCGGCGGCTTCATGTACTCGGGCGCGATGAGCGCCATCGTGCTCGGCGGCGCGTCGACGGTCGGCGGCATCGGCCTCGGCTGGGAGTACGGTATTTCGGGAGCCTGGCTCGTGACCTGCATCGGGCTCGGTATCCTCGTGCTCAGCGCGTTCCTCGCGAAACGCATCGTGAAGCTCAAGGTCACCACCGTCACCGAGATGCTCGACCTGCGTTACGGCGGGTCGAACGGGCTCATCTCGGGCATCGTGATGTTCCTGTACACGCTCATGCTCACCGTGACCTCGACGCTCGCCTACGCGACGATCTTCCACGTGCTGTTCGGCATCTCAAACGTCTGGGGCGTCGTCATCGGCGGCTCCATCGTGGCGATCTACTCGATCATGGGCGGCATGTGGTCGATCACCATGACCGACGTCGTGCAGTTCGTCATTAAGACGGTCGGCATGTTCCTGCTGCTGCTCCCGATCGCGCTCATGACGGCCTCGGACGAGGCGGGCGGCTGGGCCGGCATCAGAGAGCGCCTCGGCGACTCCTTCTTCTCGCCCTGGTCGATCGGTGGCATGACCATCGTCACCTACGTCATCGTCTACACCCTGGGACTGCTCATCGGGCAGGACATCTGGCAGCGCGTCGTCACCGCCCGCACCCCGCGCGTCGCGAAGTGGGGCGGCATCGCCTCCGGCGTCTACTGCCTGCTCTACGCATTCGCCGGCGCTCTCATCGGCATGGCCGCGCGCGTGCTGTTCCCCGACATGCCGAACCGCGACGACGCGTTCGCGTTCATGGCGCAGGAGATGCTGCCGCCCGGCGTCCGCGGCATTGTGCTCGCCGCGGCCCTGTCCGCGATGATGTCGACCGCGAGCGGCGCGCTCATCGCCTCGGCGACCGTCTTTACCTCCGACCTCATGCCGGCGATCCGCCGCGTGTTCGGGATGAAGCCGAAGCGGGCAAAGATCGAGGACGGCCACGTTGCCGGCGACAGTCTCGTCAGCTACCGCGTCACGATCTTCGTGCTCGCAGGTATCACGATGTTCATCTCGACCCTCGTCACCGACGTCGTCGCGGCGCTCACCATCGCGTACGACATCTTGGTCGGCGGCCTGCTCGTCGCGATCGTTGGCGGACTGTTCTGGAAGCGCGGTACCCGTGCCGGGGCTCTCGCGAGCATGCTCGTCGGCACCGTCACCGTCGTCGTCTCGATGTTCATCTGGGGCATCCTCGCCAACGAGCCGATCTACTTCAGCCTGCTCGCGAGCCTCATCACCTACGTCATCGTGAGCCTGTGCACGAAGCCCGTCGCGCCGCAGGTGCTCGACGAGTGGACGCACCGACTGAGCCTCGACGACCGCACCGCAGTGAACGACGTCGTCTACACGGACGTCGAACGCTAGGGGCCGATAGTCACCTCACCGGTCCCGCGGAGGGCACGCCCGCGGGACCGGATCCTTCCCCTGAGTGCCTGCTCAACACAGTTCTTATGGAGGAACCAATGCCCACTCAGACACCCGACACCGGACAGCGCATCGGCGGCGACGTCGTGCTCGAGACACTGCTCGCGCTCGGCGCGCGCGGTGTCGTCGGACTCCCCGGCCAGCATGCGCTTGGCCTGTTCGACGCGCTCCGTCGCTCAGACCTCGCCTACCTCAGCGCACGCGTCGAGAACAACGCCGGGTTCATGGCCGACGGCCTCGCCCGCGTGACGGGCGACGTCGCGCCGCTGCTGCTCTCGACGGGGCCCGGCGCGCTCACCTCGCTCGCCGCGCTGCAGGAGGCCGCGGCCTCCTCGATCCCCGTCCTCGCGATCAGCGCGCAGATCCCCGTCGCGGGGCTCGGCGGGGGCCGCCACGGCTACCTGCACGAGTTGCCCGATCAGTCTGCCTCGTTCCGCGGGGTCGTGAAGCACGTCGTGACCGTACGCACGATGGCGCAGATCCCGACGGCGATGGCCGAGGCCTGGCGGGTGGCAGCGGCCGCGCCGCAGGGTCCCGTGCTCGTCGAGGTGCCGCAGGACATCCTGCTCGCCTCCGCGCACGATGTTCCCGTGCTCTCGGGCGCGACCCTCGCGAAGACGCCAGCGCCGCTCACGCCAGTCGCGGAGACCGTCGCACACGCCGCGGCCGCCCTCGCCGCCGCCGAGCGCCCGGTAATCTTCGCTGGCGGTGGCGTCGTGCGCGCCGGAGCGGAGCGCGAGCTCGTCGCGCTCGCGGAGCGCCTCGACGCGCCAGTCGTCACGACGTTCAGCGGTAAGACCGCACTACCCTGGGGACACCCGCTCTCCGCGCAGGGGTGGATCGAGGACATCGCGACGACCGAGTTCCTCGAGAACGCCGACGTGCTCGTCATCGTCGGCAGCGGCGTCGGGGAGCTCTCCAGTAATTACCACACGTTCCGTCCGCACGGTCGCGTGATCCAGATCGAGGCCGATCTCGGCAAGCTCGGTTCGAACCACCCAGGCATCGGGATCCACGCCGACGCGAAACTCGCGCTCGCTGATCTCGAGGCCGCGGTCTCCGCGGCCGGTCGCGAGTCGACACCCGAGCGCCGCGCGGCGGCGACGGCGAGCATCAACACCCTGCTCGACACCGTCCTCGCCCGCGTCGAGGGCCAGGGCCGCGAAGCCGAGATCGCGCTCGTCCGCGGGCTGCGGGAGGCGATCGCTGACGACACGAAGGTGTACTGGGACATGACGATCCTCGCTTACTGGGCGTGGTCGGCCTGGGACGCCCGCGGCGCCGAGTTCGCGTCGGCGCAGGGCGCCGGCGGTCTCGGGTATGGCTTCCCCGCGGCGCTGGGCGCGGCGTTCGGCCGCAGGATCCTGGGGGAGACCGGGTCCGTCCTCGCCGTCTCCGGCGACGGTGGCGCGCTCTATGGCATCGCCGAGCTCGCGGTCGCGGCCCAGCACGACCTGCCGGTCGTGTGGCTCATCGTTGACGACGGCGGGTACGGCGTGCTTCGCGAGTACATGGAGGGCGCGTTCGGCGCGGCCACGGCGACCGAGCTCACCCGCCCGAACTACGTCGCGCTCGCCGAGTCGTTCGGCATTCCGGCCGAGCAGACGACGCTCGCGGACGCCCCCGCAACCGTCGCGCGTGCGCTGGCCGCTGGCGGCCCCCGGGTCGTGGTGCTGCCCGCAGTGCTTGAGCTCTTCGCGCCGACGCACCTCGACCGACTCACCGGCGCGGACGGAGCGACAGCATGACCCGGCCGCTCGTCCTCTTCACCGACGAAACCGACCTCGATCCAGCCCCCGGCCGCGCGCTGCTCGAAGCCGCGGGCTGCGACACGGTCCTCGCTGAACTCCCGTCGCGCGCGGGTGAGCCGCAGACGCTCCCCGCCGGGGCTGAGCGGGCCGTCGCGCTCGTCGTGGGCTACGCCAGGATCGACGAGGCTCTGCTTGAACGGCTGCCGAACGTCGGGTTCATCGCGACAATGAGCGCGGGCTTCGA
Protein-coding regions in this window:
- a CDS encoding helix-turn-helix domain-containing protein: MRPIHPTAAETQVQIGAKLRSSRQAQGLTLEQLAAASDLTKGFISRIERDETMPSVPTLVQLCQALSLPIGSLFEEPDVQLVALDGAPRINMGGIGADERLVTPRAEERMQVLRSSVEPGGSGGDELYTVSCDVESLHVVSGEVGVRFADREVTLAPGDTLTFPGRTPHTWRAGGAGAEIVWILVPAAWSGSR
- the speB gene encoding agmatinase, whose amino-acid sequence is MTEHTPQGPVDASLTPRYAGIATFAKLPRIEDVPAADIAVVGVPFDTGVSFRPGARFGPSHVREASRLLRPYNPAQDVSPFYVKQVVDAGDIVANPFNLDEAVDQVEAAATELGEKVDKIVTIGGDHTIALPLLRAINKKHGPVAVLHFDAHLDTWDTYFGAPTTHGTPFRRASEEGLIDMTASMHGGTRGPLYGKQDLEDDAMLGFQIVTSEFIEENGVPAALEKIRKRVGDKPLYISIDIDVLDPAHAPGTGTPEAGGLTSREMLRLIRGLADLHIVGADVVEVAPAYDHAQITAVAASHVVYELVSAMAARD
- a CDS encoding cyclase family protein, which produces MTNYVDLSHPLRTGMPGYPGDPTVEFASALTIASDGVAVERLSLGSHAGTHLDAPAHAVRGGRTVDAIPLDRLIGDALVLRAVAAADQRIGPADLAIPATLPGIVCIATGWDAHFGTAQALRHPVVTLELAETLWARGARVLALDTLSPDPTAQPDQGMPVHEYWLGLDGVIVENLRALAQIPDAVELSLVPLRLAGVDGSPIRAVARVG
- a CDS encoding PucR family transcriptional regulator, translated to MHDGPDYLDRATVPLATLLDEPTLQAELASPAPGVLRSDRALAARIRSTPVAAAIVIELDDPGQYMLPGDLLMVTGLAFSDDAEHDRDYVARLRASGVSALVFGLEPVHAAVPPTLLAACREANFPLIVLPPPIYFAAVTSIVNRALETERTRALEQMNTLARHLTEAVLQHRPAQRLVERLAAEPGSWAALRIGDELYLGGDVPDEVALAEVFAEFDERLRRPRGAKGGASTVFTTVRAGGAEYEVAAHEATPRTSRNRSVDGNAILTVARAPRLTRIDLTALQLAANLVGLLLQLPAAQSMAVDQLLMQLLMERHGSQLLGAERDRFARLLANSLGGGARTAHAVIAMRDPNAATSGDPVPVGETVASDTNWLRQLLHTPLVEHRSKQLRAFVASVPTQGEFQHARQLGWLLAVSRPHPLLELPSAMQEAEVLARAALHIGAHIDGTAPPAEASWPIGAAADPAVARAAAAHWLAPILTAESTEQRAALTVWLHQHGSWDRSARELGLHRNTVRRLVGEAQLRLGRDLDDPLERARVLLALTALGDDRASDSAEHTAAARGGGPS
- a CDS encoding sodium:solute symporter: MVLDYIIIAAYLVGILGVGYWGMKRSKSKSDYLVAGRRLGGFMYSGAMSAIVLGGASTVGGIGLGWEYGISGAWLVTCIGLGILVLSAFLAKRIVKLKVTTVTEMLDLRYGGSNGLISGIVMFLYTLMLTVTSTLAYATIFHVLFGISNVWGVVIGGSIVAIYSIMGGMWSITMTDVVQFVIKTVGMFLLLLPIALMTASDEAGGWAGIRERLGDSFFSPWSIGGMTIVTYVIVYTLGLLIGQDIWQRVVTARTPRVAKWGGIASGVYCLLYAFAGALIGMAARVLFPDMPNRDDAFAFMAQEMLPPGVRGIVLAAALSAMMSTASGALIASATVFTSDLMPAIRRVFGMKPKRAKIEDGHVAGDSLVSYRVTIFVLAGITMFISTLVTDVVAALTIAYDILVGGLLVAIVGGLFWKRGTRAGALASMLVGTVTVVVSMFIWGILANEPIYFSLLASLITYVIVSLCTKPVAPQVLDEWTHRLSLDDRTAVNDVVYTDVER
- a CDS encoding thiamine pyrophosphate-binding protein; protein product: MPTQTPDTGQRIGGDVVLETLLALGARGVVGLPGQHALGLFDALRRSDLAYLSARVENNAGFMADGLARVTGDVAPLLLSTGPGALTSLAALQEAAASSIPVLAISAQIPVAGLGGGRHGYLHELPDQSASFRGVVKHVVTVRTMAQIPTAMAEAWRVAAAAPQGPVLVEVPQDILLASAHDVPVLSGATLAKTPAPLTPVAETVAHAAAALAAAERPVIFAGGGVVRAGAERELVALAERLDAPVVTTFSGKTALPWGHPLSAQGWIEDIATTEFLENADVLVIVGSGVGELSSNYHTFRPHGRVIQIEADLGKLGSNHPGIGIHADAKLALADLEAAVSAAGRESTPERRAAATASINTLLDTVLARVEGQGREAEIALVRGLREAIADDTKVYWDMTILAYWAWSAWDARGAEFASAQGAGGLGYGFPAALGAAFGRRILGETGSVLAVSGDGGALYGIAELAVAAQHDLPVVWLIVDDGGYGVLREYMEGAFGAATATELTRPNYVALAESFGIPAEQTTLADAPATVARALAAGGPRVVVLPAVLELFAPTHLDRLTGADGATA